The following proteins come from a genomic window of Ignavibacteria bacterium:
- a CDS encoding VanZ family protein has protein sequence MDYKTVSGTINIATGLLLGLVWLGIAAFLLLKKRKSLVHVLFFTIFYIYIYKVFDYTLFQFQSLLLLKHFVPGLMLNGLSAEKSVNLIPLATLRLEDVKTSLLNVLLMIPFGFGLPFITSFSMKRVVAAGALFSIVIELLQLITGFMANTTFRVADINDVIFNTAGVAIGSMIFVAFVRLYRQASRNWAMKEIPVLRYIAERPQVDK, from the coding sequence ATGGATTATAAGACTGTAAGCGGTACAATAAACATAGCAACGGGGCTTCTTCTGGGCTTAGTTTGGCTAGGCATTGCAGCCTTTCTTCTGCTGAAGAAAAGGAAGAGTCTGGTGCATGTGCTGTTCTTCACAATATTCTACATCTATATCTATAAGGTTTTTGACTACACCCTGTTTCAATTTCAATCCCTGCTTCTTCTAAAGCATTTTGTGCCTGGCCTGATGCTTAATGGGCTGAGCGCTGAAAAAAGCGTAAATCTTATTCCGCTCGCCACGCTCAGGCTGGAGGACGTTAAGACCTCTCTTCTCAACGTTCTGCTTATGATACCGTTCGGTTTCGGGCTGCCGTTTATTACCAGTTTCAGCATGAAAAGAGTAGTCGCTGCTGGTGCGCTCTTTAGCATCGTTATCGAACTTTTGCAGCTGATAACGGGATTTATGGCAAATACGACATTCCGTGTAGCCGACATCAATGACGTGATATTCAATACGGCCGGTGTGGCAATAGGCAGCATGATCTTTGTCGCATTCGTGCGCTTGTATCGCCAGGCATCCCGCAATTGGGCGATGAAAGAAATTCCGGTCCTAAGGTATATCGCCGAGCGGCCTCAGGTTGATAAATAA
- a CDS encoding YhfC family intramembrane metalloprotease, producing MKSKKVENYLQKIILIFIAIIPLLYFNQIENVPLKAFVLGAGSWGIGCIFKLLAYQIILSPLHKTNKSLLSISLLNGLLSGIVELLAAYVIILLMKDKFAFDFNAIISFGLAIGSFEIFIAVKANANKIMKGTALEAQFEKMIEFLDNTQGIRSYFYNVILPVVERIACTFIHISTRGLVFITVITGSNIPIFIALAVFVIADGCLGYYYHISGKLATSKGYIQVNLYLLILSVINTVTFFIMINPYRNFIL from the coding sequence ATGAAAAGTAAAAAAGTTGAAAACTATCTTCAAAAGATAATACTTATTTTTATAGCAATTATTCCTCTTCTCTATTTCAACCAAATTGAAAATGTGCCACTAAAGGCTTTTGTTTTAGGAGCCGGATCCTGGGGCATTGGATGTATTTTCAAACTCCTGGCCTATCAAATTATTTTATCTCCTTTGCACAAAACGAATAAGTCTTTGCTTTCCATTTCACTGTTAAATGGCTTACTATCCGGCATTGTTGAACTGCTTGCCGCATATGTTATCATTTTGCTAATGAAAGATAAATTTGCTTTTGACTTTAATGCAATAATCAGTTTCGGCCTCGCAATCGGCTCATTTGAAATATTTATTGCAGTTAAAGCTAATGCCAACAAGATTATGAAGGGAACTGCACTGGAAGCACAATTTGAAAAGATGATTGAATTTCTGGATAATACGCAGGGTATTAGAAGTTACTTCTATAATGTTATCTTACCAGTAGTCGAAAGAATAGCATGTACTTTTATACATATTTCCACAAGAGGTTTAGTCTTTATTACTGTTATCACAGGCAGTAACATACCGATTTTTATTGCTCTGGCGGTTTTTGTAATTGCAGATGGATGTCTTGGTTATTATTACCATATTTCAGGCAAACTGGCAACCAGTAAAGGGTATATTCAGGTAAATTTATATTTGCTTATCTTATCAGTTATTAATACTGTTACCTTTTTTATAATGATAAATCCATATAGAAACTTCATTTTATAA
- a CDS encoding DUF2200 domain-containing protein, giving the protein MEKYKIFEMEFANLYPLYIGKAERKNRTKEEVDQIICWLTGYDPAGLQHQIEQGNDLETFFAQAPAINPNSSLIKGAVCGVRVEEVEDPLMQKIRYLDKLIDELAKGKAIDKILRK; this is encoded by the coding sequence ATGGAAAAATATAAGATATTTGAGATGGAATTTGCGAATTTATATCCACTATACATTGGGAAAGCCGAACGCAAAAATCGCACAAAAGAAGAGGTTGATCAGATCATCTGCTGGCTGACTGGTTATGACCCTGCCGGATTACAGCATCAAATAGAACAGGGAAATGATTTAGAAACTTTTTTTGCGCAGGCACCAGCCATAAATCCAAATAGTTCACTTATCAAAGGTGCAGTATGTGGTGTTCGTGTAGAAGAAGTTGAAGATCCATTAATGCAAAAAATACGCTATTTGGACAAACTCATTGATGAACTCGCAAAAGGAAAAGCAATAGATAAAATTCTTCGTAAGTGA
- a CDS encoding DUF2975 domain-containing protein, with amino-acid sequence MKRSLIIFLQIGIFLIGIGALALMLWEPHLEGRNAHATLLQIYFNDPFLAYAYIASIFFFAVLYQAFRLLGFIGRDELISARSVKALRTIKYCGLSLVGFLLGAEAYIFIVQRGREDDIMGGVAIGLFLIFVSAAVVIAAAVFERLLKGAVDAKSGNDLTV; translated from the coding sequence ATGAAAAGAAGCTTAATAATTTTTCTTCAGATTGGGATTTTTCTCATCGGCATCGGCGCTCTTGCTCTAATGCTTTGGGAACCCCACCTTGAAGGCAGAAACGCGCATGCCACACTCCTTCAAATATATTTCAACGATCCTTTTCTGGCATATGCATACATCGCATCCATTTTCTTTTTTGCAGTGCTCTATCAGGCATTCAGGCTCTTGGGATTTATAGGGCGGGATGAACTCATTTCAGCACGTTCCGTGAAAGCGCTGCGGACCATAAAATATTGCGGATTGTCTCTTGTCGGTTTTCTTTTGGGGGCTGAAGCCTATATATTCATAGTTCAGAGAGGCCGGGAGGATGACATTATGGGCGGTGTTGCAATCGGTCTTTTTCTGATATTTGTCTCCGCCGCAGTGGTTATTGCCGCAGCCGTGTTTGAAAGACTTTTAAAAGGCGCCGTGGATGCAAAATCCGGCAACGACTTAACAGTTTAA
- a CDS encoding alpha/beta hydrolase produces the protein MAKVNANGIQIEYDTFGDRSCPALLLIGGNGAQTIFWDAEFCELLVKKGYFVIRFDNRDSGLSTKFEEAGIPDFPGAMRDLTEGKHVESAYYLEDMADDAAGLLEALAIEEAHICGASMGGMIAQIAAYRHPDHVLSLTSIMSGTGNPDLPQGKPDALALVISPPPVQREAYIEHNMNIWRKIWSPGFPFEEQRARVYLERSYDRSFCPQGMARQNMAILVNGDRSTLLSTIKVPTLVIHGSDDPLIPVECGKDTARLIPGAKLLIINGMGHDMPKEAWEEIVEAIAKNSLQENVRL, from the coding sequence ATGGCCAAAGTAAATGCTAATGGGATTCAAATTGAGTATGATACTTTCGGGGACAGGTCATGCCCGGCACTGTTATTAATTGGAGGAAATGGCGCGCAGACTATTTTTTGGGATGCTGAATTCTGCGAGTTGTTAGTAAAAAAAGGTTACTTCGTAATTCGCTTTGACAACCGCGATTCAGGACTTTCGACAAAATTTGAAGAAGCCGGAATTCCAGACTTTCCGGGTGCCATGAGGGACCTAACGGAAGGCAAGCATGTTGAGTCAGCCTATTATCTGGAAGATATGGCTGATGATGCAGCTGGTTTGCTTGAGGCGTTGGCAATTGAGGAAGCCCATATTTGCGGAGCTTCTATGGGCGGTATGATAGCACAGATTGCTGCTTACCGGCATCCAGATCATGTTTTAAGCCTCACTTCAATAATGTCGGGCACAGGAAATCCAGATCTGCCGCAGGGTAAACCGGACGCACTTGCCTTAGTAATCTCGCCGCCGCCAGTGCAGCGCGAAGCGTACATTGAACACAACATGAATATCTGGCGAAAAATATGGAGCCCCGGTTTTCCATTTGAGGAACAAAGAGCCAGAGTGTATCTGGAGAGAAGCTATGACCGTTCATTCTGCCCGCAGGGAATGGCACGCCAAAACATGGCTATTCTTGTCAACGGCGACCGAAGCACATTACTTTCCACTATTAAGGTTCCGACACTGGTAATTCATGGAAGTGATGACCCGCTGATACCTGTTGAATGCGGGAAAGATACAGCCAGACTTATACCGGGCGCAAAGTTATTAATAATTAACGGTATGGGGCATGATATGCCTAAAGAAGCCTGGGAAGAAATAGTTGAGGCTATTGCAAAAAATTCATTGCAGGAGAATGTGAGATTGTGA
- a CDS encoding aminotransferase class I/II-fold pyridoxal phosphate-dependent enzyme produces the protein MQLPGKPIANLQQDAKDFINLYSSLGERAENFLPKHIVDNLKNFVELCCEEPDDPARQRTEIDKYILELKELIPGYTDVSLMLFPHEDSKAFQYRTQKQKFAEKLTSLIDTELVDDKTKAQSSNVLKTHDSSIGTPPVTQRLIDQMYKLTLGDDVRELRKFRDVIGVNGDIEEAQWNYFMDVLEQMIIQSTHYTTNAEKKDFLSRTELTVNFKGLNGFIRTVVGGGANTVIELLSSEVFNANDVRIIEFTDAASLYEEIKNDMTNIFVVKAKYMRTNVFNNIRWFPYLTRIIIVDDSPESRSTNTSLVFCFHNKIINTLNKVHTKKLGSLANTQLNLRLIIDKVNDENLEKFRKCAERKIADYEEELNEFKKEQLGETGNLKKDITLFKFNDYAKQIIRDKYAITKLHDYIVLIQNCKDPKKLQKQNKELIHEFETRTKAYFYSNIEQVNIATIVEGGGRSQLRTYGEYLLNRTLKAVDPLIVQKCKTIIDIIPTNFQRTLKNHYHKNFGINLFLEKYKEYITKVENESNNKGRFTNFLIDIGINDAYQKKSPEEQQIIKEFISNLANLDITSIADDVQMIIRDILFHSVLKPYILFNAEASWEYKDLFPVDRFDINPFDLEVGLTEDNRIDFERLYHRLNRMKNTFQLFDDTGNLWDRFCENLTIIINDPSNPSGHTDFNNVSLIKFLKFLNNNKITLLLDEAYSDAIKIDDPDEPKWRTISRYIMNNISSLPNISIVSSLSTTKNLGATGNRLGSLIATPARKDLINFAKKQNGIEKGNTNSLYMLVNTIEAAQLSKKIKDRMESELPKDASRYKIKTLIENYIIDELVSYQERKSEEKKNHSIKRFSPFEGSPLHIFLLEELASLNKLDVLGLPDDFKYKGEPFYKYYQDHIVKEINKFRVNKLFRQECNKRLELIKNTANDVIHQEDAESYCEVLESDGSYLFNILLKDFFSYQDLEKFTKKLASQRGIAVIPYQTGFLRFSLGDYLDGSEQSYEIFVKEIENSIRIVLKYWKLFYNEKSDPANKEKSTDEVLKKIFKTTSDMDFVDKVLEDYNVIKNLNKAPKSSLTISDIMTLYHSFPKDSGVTINTIRGSKNSVFEFYENIGSCTDLKSFISSRAFTKIYENLLPQIYKTIPLLKNLDYNSVVSRFGKATIIKYINNKVDFQPNSYVLDDPDEKNIMKEILIEMERILFSDSKVKILALNASGDPAGDKAKLEGINRILRKYIEELLLHFNLPFEQVGTEPSVKEIIKATAEKFEEITGKQPAEFGLATYLESFASQIASLSWPENFKTKLDGFVRDTLKEFVLRESPQVEEKILRLFLLKKENRFELQLKAKVDALNNKLSEKDDAEVKLFTEDFVYGILKDELKEITGSILTLKDNKVTQEKLHEEVRDAALFFIELMNKTKATEYYNRYNHTLIKFAETMFLKQNSSINEMIQHGITLHKDFKIESQLEGGLEWVAKVMSKCGVIGLEQPVQAHTRIATDAKKRIYPFHKADRPENGHDGRDFSEPHEYIKSMDIKPASVFFGRRMEKFIENMDENDYRCKIITHGLVKVLYVFQKSYLKYLTDNFRLIQADEVTLEDVKNFMPDVILFYGAPEKVMAFPQIGYFDLKGPNGNIKTMVTPLKKEVDYFGDIKKPWLTMMNEKVKEMGGIPVHGSLFAVEEEDGSLFVVQVDGDSGVGKSEMLAAMMLKWLKKDLQGIRSIKMIAGDMFYIFPDEKGDLYGIGTEEGDFSRVTDFDPDFIKYYYSLFAKAADSNVEDLNSRSTISGLCDITMPFKIDIMLTASNYARAEAGITRYENPENFLLYRDSHGERKEKATSSDNPHLQRTLLRYTGDKNIVDVMDRHGNYIDDVLDWEKDEHSNKYYLCASYKMIDKIDIEDVVNKIFAGKTFKQKNNSYKIAKVNFDIIKNKFISSAELVSGVPVNGTGNGNGNSDGKCDFIIDKDMFNSIFNSLASTPAGQPFVAEEGQMESRKHLINILKGGKEGNGRGRHIRLGILSTDLGRKGKEITGPQVAAEDMKNMIHEVRIFRNDINKNKNYVHQLVYEKYSHIFEGHKHNSEVCRYNFMLFQLEQMRKARFVRIDDLKKEVDLSGIKGFKQESPEKQFSPLLVTPNINAELNSVSETYEQLMSLPSNPEFAEEFYEDTANLYIAEGYSKDTIVNNMVLQILIISGYLNIEDITRGRITEKVNRETLAAAKFAAVKKLNENNR, from the coding sequence ATGCAGTTACCGGGAAAACCTATAGCTAATTTACAACAAGATGCCAAGGATTTTATTAACCTTTATTCTTCGCTGGGCGAAAGGGCAGAGAATTTCCTGCCTAAACATATTGTTGATAACTTAAAAAACTTCGTTGAACTCTGCTGCGAGGAACCGGACGATCCGGCCAGACAGCGAACCGAAATAGATAAATATATTTTGGAGCTGAAGGAACTGATCCCCGGCTACACAGATGTCTCACTTATGCTATTCCCGCATGAGGATTCAAAGGCCTTTCAGTACCGCACACAGAAACAGAAGTTCGCCGAAAAACTGACGTCACTCATTGATACCGAACTGGTAGATGATAAGACAAAAGCACAGTCATCAAATGTCCTGAAAACTCACGACTCATCAATAGGCACTCCGCCGGTTACACAGCGCCTTATTGATCAGATGTATAAGCTTACCCTGGGCGATGATGTGCGTGAACTGCGCAAGTTCAGGGATGTTATTGGGGTAAATGGCGACATTGAAGAAGCACAGTGGAATTACTTTATGGATGTGCTTGAACAGATGATAATTCAGAGTACCCACTATACAACAAATGCAGAGAAAAAGGATTTCCTTTCAAGGACAGAACTGACTGTAAACTTCAAGGGCTTAAATGGTTTTATACGCACGGTTGTTGGCGGCGGCGCAAATACTGTAATTGAGCTCTTATCATCCGAGGTCTTTAATGCAAATGATGTAAGGATAATAGAGTTTACAGATGCAGCATCTTTATACGAAGAGATAAAGAACGATATGACAAACATCTTTGTCGTAAAAGCTAAATACATGCGTACAAATGTGTTTAACAACATAAGATGGTTCCCTTATCTTACACGCATCATTATTGTGGATGATTCACCGGAATCGCGCAGTACGAACACTTCACTCGTATTCTGTTTCCATAACAAGATTATAAATACACTGAATAAAGTTCATACAAAGAAACTGGGTTCACTTGCAAATACTCAGCTTAATCTGCGGCTTATCATCGATAAGGTCAACGATGAAAACCTCGAAAAATTCAGAAAATGCGCTGAAAGAAAAATTGCCGATTATGAAGAAGAGCTTAATGAATTTAAGAAGGAACAGTTAGGCGAAACAGGAAATCTTAAAAAAGACATTACTTTATTTAAGTTTAATGACTATGCAAAGCAGATCATAAGAGATAAGTATGCAATTACAAAACTGCACGACTATATAGTACTCATTCAGAACTGCAAGGATCCCAAAAAGCTTCAGAAGCAGAACAAGGAACTTATACACGAATTTGAGACACGCACAAAAGCCTACTTCTATTCCAATATAGAGCAGGTGAATATTGCAACCATAGTTGAAGGCGGCGGCAGAAGCCAGCTGCGCACTTACGGGGAATACCTGCTTAACAGAACTCTTAAGGCAGTTGACCCCCTGATTGTACAGAAGTGCAAAACGATCATTGATATTATTCCGACTAATTTCCAGAGGACACTGAAGAATCATTATCACAAGAATTTCGGTATCAACCTGTTCCTGGAAAAGTATAAAGAATATATTACAAAGGTTGAGAACGAGTCCAATAATAAAGGCCGCTTTACAAATTTCCTTATTGATATCGGAATAAATGATGCTTATCAGAAAAAGTCGCCTGAAGAACAGCAGATTATAAAGGAATTTATAAGCAACCTGGCTAACCTCGATATTACTTCCATTGCAGATGACGTGCAGATGATCATCCGCGATATATTATTCCACTCTGTGCTTAAACCTTATATTTTGTTTAACGCCGAGGCTTCATGGGAATACAAGGATCTTTTCCCTGTAGACAGGTTCGATATTAATCCCTTTGATCTTGAGGTTGGACTCACTGAGGATAACAGGATAGATTTCGAAAGGCTTTATCACCGCCTGAACAGGATGAAAAATACATTCCAGCTTTTTGACGACACGGGAAACCTCTGGGACAGGTTCTGTGAAAATCTTACGATCATTATCAATGACCCTTCTAATCCATCGGGCCACACTGATTTTAATAATGTTTCACTAATTAAATTCCTGAAGTTTCTAAACAACAATAAAATTACGCTCCTTTTAGACGAGGCATACAGTGATGCAATAAAGATAGATGATCCGGATGAACCGAAATGGAGAACAATTTCACGTTATATAATGAATAACATCAGTTCGCTCCCCAATATCAGCATCGTCTCGTCACTTTCAACGACAAAGAACCTGGGGGCTACCGGCAACAGGCTTGGATCTCTTATTGCAACACCTGCAAGGAAGGACCTTATAAACTTTGCCAAGAAGCAGAATGGAATTGAAAAGGGAAATACAAACTCGCTATACATGCTTGTAAACACTATTGAGGCAGCGCAGCTTTCAAAGAAGATAAAAGACCGCATGGAAAGTGAACTCCCTAAGGATGCTTCCAGATATAAAATTAAGACTTTGATAGAAAATTATATAATCGATGAGTTAGTGAGCTACCAGGAAAGGAAATCAGAGGAAAAGAAAAATCATTCTATTAAGAGATTTTCACCCTTTGAAGGAAGTCCATTACACATATTTCTGCTTGAAGAGCTTGCATCCCTGAATAAGCTCGATGTACTCGGCCTGCCCGATGACTTTAAATACAAGGGCGAGCCTTTCTACAAGTATTATCAGGATCATATAGTAAAGGAAATAAATAAATTCAGGGTCAATAAGCTTTTCCGTCAGGAATGCAATAAGAGATTGGAGCTTATAAAGAATACGGCAAATGATGTCATACATCAGGAGGATGCTGAAAGCTACTGCGAAGTGCTTGAATCCGACGGCTCTTATCTTTTTAATATACTGCTGAAGGATTTCTTCTCATACCAGGATCTTGAGAAATTCACAAAGAAGCTGGCGTCACAAAGAGGCATTGCTGTAATTCCTTATCAGACGGGCTTCTTGAGATTCTCTCTGGGCGATTATCTGGACGGCAGTGAGCAGAGTTATGAAATATTTGTAAAAGAAATTGAGAACTCGATCCGGATCGTCTTAAAATACTGGAAGCTTTTCTACAATGAAAAATCAGATCCTGCAAATAAAGAGAAGTCAACTGATGAGGTGCTGAAGAAAATATTCAAAACAACGTCAGATATGGATTTTGTAGACAAGGTGCTCGAAGACTATAATGTCATTAAAAACCTGAACAAGGCACCCAAAAGCAGCCTTACGATCAGCGACATTATGACGCTCTACCATTCATTTCCTAAAGATTCGGGTGTCACCATCAACACAATCAGGGGATCAAAGAACTCTGTATTTGAATTCTATGAGAATATAGGAAGCTGCACGGATCTGAAGAGCTTTATAAGCAGCAGGGCATTTACAAAGATTTATGAGAACCTTCTGCCGCAGATATATAAGACAATTCCACTCCTGAAGAACCTGGATTATAATAGTGTTGTTTCAAGATTCGGAAAAGCCACTATAATTAAATACATCAACAATAAAGTTGATTTTCAGCCGAACAGCTATGTGCTTGATGATCCGGATGAAAAGAATATAATGAAAGAAATCTTAATTGAGATGGAAAGAATATTATTTTCTGATTCAAAGGTTAAGATACTCGCATTAAATGCATCGGGCGATCCGGCAGGCGACAAGGCAAAGCTGGAAGGAATTAACAGGATCTTAAGAAAATATATTGAGGAGCTGCTGCTGCATTTTAACCTTCCCTTTGAGCAGGTGGGAACTGAACCCTCGGTTAAAGAGATTATTAAGGCAACAGCGGAAAAATTTGAGGAAATTACGGGAAAGCAGCCCGCAGAATTTGGACTGGCTACTTACCTGGAAAGTTTTGCCTCACAAATCGCTTCACTCAGCTGGCCGGAAAACTTTAAGACAAAGCTTGACGGATTTGTACGCGACACATTGAAAGAGTTTGTTCTTAGGGAATCTCCTCAGGTGGAAGAGAAAATATTGAGACTATTTCTGCTTAAGAAAGAAAACCGGTTTGAGTTACAGCTGAAAGCAAAGGTCGATGCCTTGAATAATAAACTTTCTGAAAAAGACGACGCTGAAGTAAAACTGTTTACTGAAGATTTTGTTTATGGCATACTGAAAGATGAGCTTAAGGAAATCACAGGGAGTATTCTGACTCTGAAGGATAATAAGGTTACGCAGGAAAAGCTGCACGAAGAAGTGCGCGACGCTGCACTGTTCTTTATTGAGCTGATGAACAAAACAAAGGCCACAGAATATTATAACAGGTATAATCATACTCTGATTAAATTCGCAGAGACCATGTTCCTGAAGCAGAATTCCAGCATTAATGAAATGATACAGCATGGAATAACACTGCACAAGGACTTTAAGATAGAGTCGCAGCTTGAAGGTGGTCTTGAATGGGTTGCCAAAGTAATGTCGAAGTGCGGGGTGATCGGGCTTGAGCAGCCGGTGCAGGCGCATACAAGAATTGCAACCGATGCAAAGAAAAGAATATATCCTTTCCATAAAGCAGACAGGCCTGAGAACGGACACGATGGCCGTGACTTTTCGGAGCCGCATGAATATATAAAGAGCATGGATATTAAGCCGGCATCTGTATTCTTTGGACGCAGAATGGAGAAGTTCATTGAGAACATGGATGAGAATGACTACCGCTGCAAGATAATTACGCACGGACTGGTTAAAGTACTCTATGTATTTCAGAAGAGCTATTTAAAATATCTGACGGACAACTTCCGCCTTATACAGGCTGATGAGGTTACGCTTGAAGACGTAAAGAACTTTATGCCTGATGTAATACTATTCTACGGCGCACCGGAGAAAGTAATGGCATTCCCTCAGATAGGCTATTTCGATCTTAAAGGTCCGAACGGAAACATAAAGACAATGGTAACTCCGCTTAAGAAAGAAGTAGATTACTTCGGCGATATCAAGAAGCCGTGGCTTACAATGATGAATGAGAAAGTAAAAGAGATGGGAGGTATTCCTGTACACGGTTCATTGTTTGCAGTTGAGGAAGAAGACGGAAGCCTGTTTGTGGTACAGGTAGATGGTGACAGCGGCGTGGGAAAATCTGAAATGCTTGCGGCAATGATGCTTAAGTGGCTTAAAAAAGATCTGCAGGGAATTCGTTCCATTAAAATGATTGCCGGCGATATGTTCTATATTTTCCCCGATGAAAAGGGCGACCTTTACGGAATTGGTACCGAAGAAGGCGACTTTTCAAGGGTAACTGACTTTGACCCGGATTTCATTAAGTACTATTATTCACTTTTTGCAAAAGCCGCCGACAGCAACGTTGAAGACCTGAACTCAAGAAGCACAATAAGCGGCCTGTGTGATATTACAATGCCCTTTAAGATAGATATCATGCTTACTGCAAGCAACTATGCGCGCGCTGAAGCCGGAATTACAAGATATGAAAATCCTGAGAACTTCCTGCTCTACAGAGACTCGCACGGAGAAAGAAAAGAAAAAGCCACAAGTTCTGATAATCCGCACCTGCAGAGAACACTTCTCCGCTACACGGGTGATAAAAATATTGTGGATGTGATGGACAGGCATGGCAATTATATTGATGACGTGCTGGACTGGGAAAAAGACGAGCACTCCAATAAATATTATCTCTGCGCTTCATATAAGATGATAGACAAGATAGACATTGAAGATGTGGTGAATAAAATATTTGCCGGCAAGACATTCAAACAAAAGAATAATTCATATAAGATCGCAAAGGTGAACTTTGACATTATAAAGAATAAATTCATTTCATCTGCTGAATTGGTCTCCGGTGTCCCGGTAAACGGAACTGGCAATGGAAACGGTAATTCAGACGGGAAATGCGATTTTATTATAGACAAGGATATGTTCAACAGCATTTTCAACTCACTTGCTTCAACTCCTGCAGGACAGCCTTTTGTTGCAGAAGAGGGACAGATGGAGTCAAGAAAACACCTGATCAATATTCTCAAAGGCGGCAAGGAAGGCAACGGACGGGGAAGACACATTAGGCTTGGAATACTTTCAACTGATCTTGGAAGAAAAGGCAAGGAGATTACAGGTCCCCAGGTCGCGGCTGAAGATATGAAGAACATGATACATGAAGTTAGGATATTCAGAAACGATATCAATAAGAACAAGAATTATGTTCATCAGCTTGTCTATGAAAAATACAGCCACATTTTTGAAGGACACAAGCATAACAGTGAGGTCTGCCGCTATAACTTCATGCTCTTCCAGCTTGAACAGATGCGGAAGGCACGCTTTGTAAGGATAGACGATCTGAAAAAAGAAGTTGACCTTTCGGGAATAAAAGGATTTAAGCAGGAAAGCCCGGAAAAACAGTTCAGTCCGCTCTTAGTAACGCCGAACATTAATGCTGAACTGAATTCGGTAAGCGAAACCTATGAACAGCTGATGAGCCTGCCGAGCAATCCGGAGTTTGCAGAAGAGTTCTATGAGGATACAGCAAACCTCTACATTGCAGAAGGATATTCGAAGGATACTATTGTAAACAACATGGTTCTTCAAATACTCATAATAAGCGGATATCTGAATATTGAAGATATTACACGCGGAAGGATCACAGAGAAGGTAAACCGTGAGACATTAGCAGCCGCAAAGTTTGCTGCTGTTAAGAAACTAAATGAAAATAATAGATAA